A window of Sagittula sp. P11 genomic DNA:
GCGCAGCGGGGCGAGCGGCAGGGCCCATGTGATCTCGGCGGTGTGAATCCGGCCGTAATCCCCTGCCTGCATCGCGTCTTTCAACCTGCGGTAAGACGGCAGCCCGAGGAAGTTGTGACCGGGTGCAAAGAAGCGGCCCGCCGCCTGCGCGGCTTCGGCGATTCGCCGGGTCGCGGCGCTTGATTCGGCAACAGGCTTTTCCACAAGCACATGAAGCCCCGCAGAGAGACATTCTGTCGCAATGGGCTCGTGCAGGTTGGGCGGGGTGAGTACGTGGACTGCCTCGCAAACATGCGCTTCGATCATTTTCTGCACAGATGTGAATACTTGCGCGCCATGTTGTTGCGCGAGGGCCTGCGCAGCCGATTCGCGGGGGTCGCAGACGGCGGCGATCCGCACCCCCGGCGTCGCCTTCAGGGCGTCCGCGTGCCAGTCTGCGATGTATCCGGCGCCGATCAGGCCGATGGGAATGGTTTTCGACATTTACTTGTACTCGATGATGCGCATGTCCGACCGCCGCACGCGTCGCGTGTGGAACCGGGCCATGCCGATGAGGTTTGGAATCTTGGACAGGGTGAGGAGGAGGCTGTGCCGCCATGCCTGCGCGGCGGGCAGCCCGTCGCGGATCAGCCCCTGAGCCGTCCGCACGTAGTTCAGCGCGTAGACGGCGAGGACGGCGGCGGACAGCCAGAGGGTCGTCAGCAGCCCCGCGAGGAACAGCAGCGGCAGCGCCAGGCCGTAGACCAGCACGCGGCGGCGTTCGCGGACGAAGTATTCGGGATGCAGGTGGCCGACCTGCGCAAATCCGTGGCCGGTGCGCACCGCGCGGGTCCACCACTGGCCGAAGCGGGTCATGGCGGCGTCGTGGCGCGTCATCTCGTGCGGGATGCGGTGCAGCGTCCAGCCCGCCTTGCGGAAGCGCACGCAGACCTCGTCGTCCTCGGCGGCGATCACGTCGGGGTTCATGCCGCCCACGTCGCGCCAGAGCTGCGCCCGCACCATCATGTCACCGCCGCAGGCCGCGATTTCGCCCGCGGGACGGCGCCATTCCCAGTCGCAGAGCTGGTTGTAGAGCGTGGCGTCGCGGTGGATCTCCGACCGCCAGCCGGTGACCATGCCGGTGCCGGGGTTCAGGTCGAGAAAGGCGCGGGCGGCGTCAAGGTAGCCGGGCACCAGCGCGCAGTCGCCGTCGATGAACTGCACGTATTCCGGCGCGTCGAGCGCGTCGAACCCGGCGTTGCGGGCGCGGGCGGCGGTGAAGGGGCGGGTCATGTCGAGGTTGACGACCTTCGCACCGGCGCGTTCGGCGGCGGCCACGCTTTCGTCGGTCGATCCGGAATCGACATAGACGATCTGCCGCGCCTGCCCGGCGACGGAGGCCAGCGCGGCCTTCAGCCGGTCCCCTTCGTTGCGGCCGATCAGGACGACATCGACGGGGGTCATGGCCGCGGCTCCGGACGTTTCGGCGGCTGCTTGTCTTCCGCATAGGCGGTGA
This region includes:
- a CDS encoding glycosyltransferase family 2 protein → MTPVDVVLIGRNEGDRLKAALASVAGQARQIVYVDSGSTDESVAAAERAGAKVVNLDMTRPFTAARARNAGFDALDAPEYVQFIDGDCALVPGYLDAARAFLDLNPGTGMVTGWRSEIHRDATLYNQLCDWEWRRPAGEIAACGGDMMVRAQLWRDVGGMNPDVIAAEDDEVCVRFRKAGWTLHRIPHEMTRHDAAMTRFGQWWTRAVRTGHGFAQVGHLHPEYFVRERRRVLVYGLALPLLFLAGLLTTLWLSAAVLAVYALNYVRTAQGLIRDGLPAAQAWRHSLLLTLSKIPNLIGMARFHTRRVRRSDMRIIEYK